The DNA window GGTTTATTCTTGTCCGGCTTAAATTAGATGGCACACCATGGAGGTGCAAAGTGATTCAATCGTCAATTCATTTGCTTTTGTGGATCGTCGGCTCAGTCGCTTGTGCAGTCCTGGGACTTTTTACTTTTGAAAAGATTCGGCCCAAGTATGTCATGTCTGAAAATTCTGAGTTCCTGGTGTCATCAGTAGCAATAGTTGGAACGCTTGTTTCTGTGCTACTTGGACTTCTGATATCAACAGCGGCAGACCAATACAAAGACATGGAAGCGTGCGTCGATTCCGAAGCAACAGCTGTTGGTGAGATGTTCCGATTGTCGCGAGGACTTCCTCCACAAAAAGGAAAGCGACTTCAATTGGCTTGCATTCGCTATTGCGATGCCATATTGAATGATGAGTGGGCCGCCATGAAGAAGGGAGGGCTAAGCGATCAGGTGACGGCTGCTTTCCTAGAAATGAATGATGCAATGACTGACATCAAACCGCAAAATGCCGAGTACTCGGGTATTCAAATAGAACTCCTGCGCGCACTTAGAGAGCTGAGCAATCACAGACGCGAGCGCATTATTTCGGTCAGAAGCCATACCTTTGCTCAGATGTTACCAATGCTTTTGATATGCAGCCTGGTTCTTCTCTGTAATGCATATCTGTTTTCGTCCGCGAGTCCTTCAAGACTGCACATTATGCTGATTGCTCTTATTGGCACGGTTTTGGGAGCGAACTTCGGCATTCTCGATTTGCTCGATCATCCGTTTACTGGAGCCGCCAGCATTTCTCCAGAACAATTTCAAATCAACGAAGAGGCTATGAAGCGATTTCTTCTATAGTCTGATGGCGGTCAAATTATTTG is part of the Candidatus Melainabacteria bacterium genome and encodes:
- a CDS encoding DUF4239 domain-containing protein, encoding MIQSSIHLLLWIVGSVACAVLGLFTFEKIRPKYVMSENSEFLVSSVAIVGTLVSVLLGLLISTAADQYKDMEACVDSEATAVGEMFRLSRGLPPQKGKRLQLACIRYCDAILNDEWAAMKKGGLSDQVTAAFLEMNDAMTDIKPQNAEYSGIQIELLRALRELSNHRRERIISVRSHTFAQMLPMLLICSLVLLCNAYLFSSASPSRLHIMLIALIGTVLGANFGILDLLDHPFTGAASISPEQFQINEEAMKRFLL